A genomic segment from Candidatus Brocadia sinica JPN1 encodes:
- a CDS encoding translation elongation factor Ts codes for MADTASIMKLREQTGAGILECKSALDDVKGDFEKALEIIKKKGFAKAAKKEQRVTAEGRVGTYIHTNGKLGVMVELNCETDFVAKNDVFQQLLKDICMQVAATKPIAVRREDIPAHILEEQKKIFMEEAKGKPANIIEKIAAGKLDSFYKEKCLLEQPFIKDNTQTIQDLLVANIAKIGENIKVNRFVRFEVGEC; via the coding sequence ATGGCTGATACAGCGAGTATCATGAAGTTGAGAGAGCAAACAGGCGCGGGAATATTGGAATGCAAAAGCGCCCTGGATGATGTCAAAGGTGACTTTGAAAAAGCCCTGGAGATTATCAAGAAGAAGGGCTTTGCCAAGGCCGCAAAAAAGGAGCAGCGTGTGACGGCGGAAGGCAGAGTTGGCACATATATTCATACAAATGGGAAGCTGGGTGTAATGGTGGAACTCAATTGCGAGACTGATTTCGTAGCAAAGAATGATGTTTTTCAGCAATTACTAAAGGATATTTGCATGCAGGTGGCCGCCACAAAACCAATAGCTGTAAGAAGGGAGGATATCCCTGCTCATATTCTGGAAGAGCAAAAAAAGATATTTATGGAAGAGGCTAAAGGGAAACCAGCTAATATCATAGAAAAGATCGCCGCGGGAAAGCTGGATAGTTTTTATAAGGAAAAATGTCTTCTGGAGCAACCATTCATAAAGGATAATACCCAGACGATCCAGGATTTATTAGTTGCAAATATTGCTAAAATAGGGGAAAATATTAAAGTTAACCGTTTTGTTCGATTCGAAGTCGGAGAATGTTAA
- the frr gene encoding ribosome recycling factor — MSKESICKEARAKMEKVVVHLQEELRGLRTGRASTGLVENIKVECYGDLSPLKQIAVLSTPDAQSIVIKPYDASIIANVEKAILQSDLGLTPSVEGKTLRIVIPPLNEERRKKLSTHAKEFGETAKISLRNIRHDANKQVDKEEKDDILTEDDAKRAKDDIQKLIHEHEGKLNDLVKKKIEEILKV; from the coding sequence ATGTCAAAAGAATCAATATGCAAAGAAGCAAGGGCAAAAATGGAAAAGGTAGTTGTCCATTTGCAGGAAGAGTTGAGGGGATTGAGAACGGGCCGGGCAAGCACTGGGTTGGTGGAAAATATAAAGGTGGAGTGTTATGGAGATTTGTCACCTTTAAAACAAATAGCAGTCCTTTCGACTCCTGATGCGCAGTCCATCGTGATTAAGCCCTACGATGCCTCTATAATTGCAAATGTTGAGAAGGCCATATTACAATCGGATCTCGGTTTAACGCCATCGGTTGAGGGGAAAACCCTGCGCATTGTAATTCCGCCACTCAATGAAGAGCGAAGAAAGAAACTTTCCACACACGCGAAAGAATTTGGAGAAACGGCAAAGATCTCTTTGAGAAATATAAGGCACGATGCGAATAAACAGGTAGACAAAGAAGAGAAAGACGATATCCTGACCGAAGATGATGCGAAACGGGCTAAAGATGATATACAAAAACTTATCCACGAGCATGAGGGTAAGCTTAACGATTTGGTCAAGAAAAAGATAGAAGAGATACTCAAGGTATAA
- the pyrH gene encoding UMP kinase — translation MKSAIKYKRVLLKLSGEGFGDEGGRGLESERFDTLAKEIQKISRTGVELAIVVGGGNILRGAKLSNTGKSRVQADQIGMIATAINALFLQDTLEGLSVETRVVSALEIKNITEPFVLRNCLQYLKEKNVVIFAGGTGNPYFTTDTAAALRAIEIKADIMLKATQVDGVYSDDPRKNVSAKLYKKLTYMDVLSEQLGVMDLTAISLSMENKLPIIVLNINNCKNIEKAISGKPVGTYIGE, via the coding sequence ATGAAAAGCGCTATCAAATATAAGAGGGTATTGTTAAAATTAAGCGGCGAAGGTTTTGGTGATGAAGGTGGGCGTGGCCTTGAGTCTGAGCGGTTTGATACGCTGGCCAAAGAGATACAAAAAATTTCCAGGACGGGAGTAGAGCTGGCAATAGTTGTTGGCGGTGGCAATATCCTTCGTGGCGCCAAGCTAAGCAATACGGGTAAGTCGCGGGTGCAGGCCGATCAGATTGGTATGATTGCCACGGCAATTAATGCGTTGTTCCTGCAAGACACATTAGAAGGATTGTCTGTTGAGACGCGCGTTGTCAGCGCTCTTGAAATTAAAAATATAACGGAACCCTTTGTATTGCGAAATTGCCTGCAGTATTTAAAAGAAAAAAATGTTGTTATTTTTGCGGGGGGGACGGGAAATCCTTATTTTACAACTGATACAGCAGCTGCCCTTCGTGCAATTGAAATTAAGGCAGATATCATGTTAAAGGCAACGCAGGTTGATGGCGTGTATTCGGATGACCCCAGAAAAAATGTATCTGCAAAATTATATAAAAAACTAACATATATGGACGTATTGAGCGAACAGTTGGGGGTAATGGATCTAACGGCGATTTCCTTGAGTATGGAGAATAAATTACCGATTATTGTGCTTAACATAAACAACTGTAAAAACATTGAAAAGGCGATTTCAGGAAAACCTGTTGGAACATATATCGGGGAATAA
- the rpsB gene encoding 30S ribosomal protein S2 has protein sequence MSIQELVDAGFHFGHRTSKWNPKMKPFIFGKRNLIHIINLRETVKGLVTACKFLTNLSRTKRDVLFVGTKWQARDITVREAQRCGMHYASERWLGGTLTNFDTIRKRLERLEELENLEKTGEINQFSKKAISSLNRERKKILANLEGIRKMTSLPGVLVIVDPRHEHNAVSEAKKLGIPTVCLADTDCDPDMIDICVPGNDDAIRSIDLFLTKTADAILAGKELAATMSKV, from the coding sequence GTGAGTATTCAGGAGTTGGTCGATGCAGGATTTCATTTCGGTCATAGGACAAGTAAATGGAATCCCAAAATGAAGCCCTTTATCTTTGGCAAGAGAAATTTAATCCATATTATTAATTTGCGTGAAACGGTAAAGGGTCTTGTAACAGCATGTAAGTTTTTGACTAATCTTTCCCGGACAAAAAGAGATGTGTTATTTGTAGGCACCAAATGGCAGGCTCGGGATATAACGGTACGTGAGGCCCAGCGTTGCGGAATGCACTATGCAAGCGAACGATGGCTGGGTGGCACATTAACAAATTTCGATACCATTCGGAAACGATTAGAACGTCTGGAAGAATTAGAAAACCTGGAAAAAACGGGGGAGATTAATCAGTTCAGCAAAAAGGCCATTTCTTCTCTCAATCGCGAGCGAAAAAAGATACTTGCAAACCTTGAAGGTATTCGTAAGATGACATCGCTTCCGGGGGTGCTTGTAATAGTAGACCCACGGCACGAACACAATGCCGTGAGTGAAGCAAAAAAACTTGGAATTCCAACGGTATGCCTTGCAGATACGGATTGTGACCCTGATATGATAGATATTTGTGTCCCGGGGAATGACGATGCTATACGATCCATTGATCTCTTTTTAACGAAAACGGCGGATGCTATTTTAGCCGGAAAAGAACTTGCGGCGACCATGTCAAAGGTCTGA